The proteins below are encoded in one region of Nitrosomonas ureae:
- a CDS encoding DODA-type extradiol aromatic ring-opening family dioxygenase, with protein MTNQISQALSPVLFLPHGGGPLPILGDKGHEKMVSFLRKIASELNEPSAILVISAHWEEEQATITSGNHPEIIYDYYGFPAEAYKIQYAAPGNPVLAKKIYTLLMASDIPARLDEQRGFDHGLFVPLKLMFPQARIPCIQLSLLKNLNPQMHIALGKAIASLREKNILIIGSGMSFHNLKTFFTNDIDSSRENNAFDHWLIETCTHPEILSEVRKQRLIEWEKAPFARFCHPREEHLLPLHVCYGIACAGTPIAKVVFNDEIMGEKVTSLLWQ; from the coding sequence ATGACAAACCAAATATCACAAGCGCTTTCACCAGTTTTATTTTTACCGCACGGTGGCGGGCCATTACCGATTCTGGGCGACAAAGGGCATGAAAAGATGGTTTCTTTTCTGCGGAAAATCGCAAGTGAGCTGAACGAGCCATCCGCGATTTTAGTCATCAGCGCCCACTGGGAAGAGGAACAGGCAACGATAACCAGTGGCAATCATCCTGAAATAATTTATGACTACTATGGATTTCCTGCCGAGGCCTACAAAATTCAATATGCGGCACCGGGTAATCCCGTGTTGGCGAAAAAAATTTACACCCTGTTAATGGCGAGCGACATACCGGCGAGACTCGATGAGCAGCGAGGTTTTGATCATGGCTTATTTGTGCCGCTCAAGCTGATGTTTCCGCAAGCGCGGATTCCTTGCATTCAGCTATCGTTGCTAAAGAATTTGAATCCTCAAATGCATATTGCGCTTGGAAAGGCAATTGCGTCTTTACGTGAGAAAAATATTCTGATTATCGGTTCAGGCATGTCATTTCATAATTTGAAAACATTTTTCACAAACGATATCGATAGCAGCAGAGAAAACAATGCGTTTGATCATTGGTTGATTGAAACGTGCACCCATCCGGAGATTTTATCTGAAGTGCGTAAACAACGATTGATTGAATGGGAGAAGGCACCGTTTGCCCGATTCTGTCATCCGCGAGAAGAACATTTATTGCCTTTGCATGTTTGCTACGGTATTGCCTGTGCCGGTACGCCAATAGCAAAAGTTGTATTTAATGATGAGATTATGGGGGAAAAAGTAACAAGCTTGCTGTGGCAGTAG
- a CDS encoding c-type cytochrome: MKKTKLENWVSGCIFAIFLTISNAWSAEDEKTTPGFAWKDGAEIYAKICAYCHEAQVGPQIRHRDLPATYIRAIVRNGNRAMPAFRASEIDDESLVKLVDFISKKETQH, translated from the coding sequence ATGAAAAAGACAAAATTGGAAAATTGGGTATCCGGTTGCATATTCGCGATCTTTTTAACGATAAGCAACGCGTGGTCAGCGGAGGATGAGAAAACCACTCCTGGATTTGCATGGAAAGATGGTGCAGAAATTTACGCCAAAATTTGTGCATATTGTCATGAAGCGCAAGTCGGGCCGCAAATTCGCCATCGCGACCTTCCCGCAACTTATATTCGCGCAATCGTCCGCAATGGAAATCGTGCCATGCCAGCATTTCGCGCTTCAGAAATCGACGATGAATCATTAGTCAAACTGGTGGATTTCATTTCAAAAAAAGAAACTCAGCATTAA
- a CDS encoding FAD-binding oxidoreductase, producing the protein MTSQYISLPKGVSEKTFDAAIRDFRKILGDASVLTSAEQLAPYIKTMMPVSDAEHTPSAALLATTVEQIQKIVAICNQYKVPIWMISTGKNLGYGSAAPAERGQVVLDLKRMNRILEVDKDLAFALVEPGVTYQQLYDHIKEHKLGLWLSMPAPSAIAGPVGNTLDRGVGYTPYGEHFLFACGMEVVLANGEVLRTGMGSMPNSNTWQVFKWGYGPYLDGIFTQSNYGIVTKFGFWLMPEPPAFKPFVIQYQNEEDIVEIVETIRPLRISGVIPNAVVIAHALYEAPVKAKRSDYVSGPGSIPDEAVYRIMKDHKLGIWNVYAALYGTQEQIDVNWKIVTQAFSQSNKAKILTEQEASDDPAFAYRAKLMRGDMTLTEFSLYNWRGGGGSMWFAPVSQARGSETLKQMALTKQILAKYGLDYSGEFIVGMRDMHHIVDVLYDKTDPEQTKAAYQCFDELLTEFSARGYGTYRVNTAFMDKVAETYGPVQRNVHRTLKKALDPNGILAPGKSGIR; encoded by the coding sequence ATGACCAGTCAATATATCTCATTGCCTAAAGGCGTATCGGAAAAAACCTTCGATGCGGCCATCCGTGATTTTCGCAAGATACTCGGCGACGCTTCCGTACTCACCAGCGCGGAACAGCTTGCACCTTATATCAAGACGATGATGCCGGTTTCCGATGCCGAACATACGCCGTCTGCGGCACTATTGGCCACAACCGTCGAGCAAATCCAGAAAATCGTTGCGATTTGCAATCAATACAAAGTACCGATCTGGATGATTTCCACCGGGAAAAACCTGGGCTACGGCTCGGCAGCCCCGGCAGAACGTGGTCAAGTGGTGCTCGATCTCAAACGCATGAATCGCATTCTCGAAGTGGATAAGGATTTAGCCTTTGCATTGGTTGAACCGGGTGTAACGTATCAACAACTCTACGATCACATCAAAGAACACAAGCTGGGCTTATGGCTATCGATGCCCGCACCCTCCGCCATCGCGGGACCGGTTGGTAACACGCTGGATCGTGGTGTGGGTTATACGCCCTATGGCGAGCACTTTTTGTTCGCTTGCGGCATGGAGGTCGTGCTGGCGAATGGAGAAGTACTGCGTACCGGCATGGGCTCGATGCCCAATTCCAACACCTGGCAGGTATTCAAATGGGGCTATGGCCCCTATCTGGATGGCATTTTTACGCAATCCAACTATGGCATCGTCACCAAATTCGGTTTCTGGTTGATGCCTGAACCACCGGCATTCAAGCCGTTTGTGATTCAATACCAGAATGAAGAAGATATCGTGGAAATCGTCGAAACAATTCGCCCGTTGCGTATCAGCGGTGTCATTCCGAACGCTGTGGTCATTGCCCATGCGCTCTATGAAGCACCGGTAAAAGCCAAGCGCAGTGATTATGTGTCCGGGCCGGGTTCAATTCCGGATGAAGCGGTGTATCGAATTATGAAAGATCACAAATTAGGAATCTGGAACGTTTATGCCGCGCTTTATGGCACGCAAGAGCAGATTGATGTGAATTGGAAGATTGTGACACAAGCATTCAGTCAATCGAACAAGGCCAAGATACTGACGGAACAGGAAGCAAGTGATGATCCGGCATTTGCTTACCGCGCCAAGCTCATGCGTGGAGACATGACGCTCACGGAATTTTCGTTGTATAACTGGCGCGGAGGTGGCGGTTCGATGTGGTTTGCGCCCGTCTCTCAGGCGCGTGGCAGTGAGACCCTGAAACAAATGGCACTGACCAAGCAGATACTGGCCAAATACGGACTGGATTATTCCGGTGAGTTCATCGTCGGAATGCGCGATATGCATCACATTGTCGACGTCCTGTATGATAAGACCGATCCCGAGCAGACGAAAGCGGCCTATCAATGTTTCGATGAATTGCTGACCGAATTCTCCGCGCGCGGGTATGGAACTTATCGCGTCAATACGGCATTTATGGATAAAGTCGCCGAAACCTATGGCCCGGTGCAGAGAAATGTTCACAGAACACTTAAAAAAGCGTTGGATCCCAATGGCATTCTTGCGCCGGGAAAATCAGGCATTCGCTAG
- a CDS encoding NAD(P)-dependent alcohol dehydrogenase, with protein MKKIKAAVIRKKGGPFQIENLMQDDPQADEVRVRIVAAGMCHTDMVARDQLYEVPLPVVLGHEGSGVVEQIGSHVKKVAVGDHVVLTYMWCGNCKPCLRGDLTYCEHFYALNFGGTREDGSTSTFGANNTSEPIHDHFFGQSSFGTFALVHERNVIKVPKDAPLELLGPLGCGIQTGAGAVINALKVNPGSSFAAFGGGAVGLSAVMAARVAGATTIISADVVPSRLALAMELGATHTINSRETDPVEAVRKITGGGADFALESSGRPAVLRQAIDALAIRGTCGIVGAPALGTEASFDVNGVMTTGKRIIGIVEGDSNPDLFIPALVELYQQGRFPFDKLVKFYSLDQINQAAEDSEKGITIKPIIRL; from the coding sequence GTGAAAAAAATCAAGGCAGCTGTTATCCGCAAGAAAGGCGGCCCTTTTCAGATTGAAAATCTGATGCAGGATGATCCGCAAGCGGATGAAGTGCGAGTTCGCATCGTAGCGGCGGGAATGTGCCATACCGATATGGTTGCGCGCGATCAACTCTATGAGGTGCCCCTGCCGGTAGTGTTGGGGCATGAAGGCTCCGGTGTGGTCGAACAGATTGGCAGTCATGTGAAGAAAGTCGCGGTTGGCGACCATGTGGTGCTGACCTATATGTGGTGCGGCAACTGCAAACCCTGTTTACGTGGCGATTTGACTTACTGCGAGCATTTTTATGCGTTGAATTTTGGCGGTACGCGCGAAGACGGCAGCACGTCCACTTTTGGTGCAAACAATACATCAGAGCCAATTCACGACCATTTCTTCGGGCAATCGTCGTTTGGCACATTTGCGCTGGTGCACGAACGCAACGTCATCAAAGTTCCGAAAGATGCGCCCCTGGAGCTTCTTGGCCCACTGGGTTGCGGCATTCAGACCGGTGCCGGCGCCGTCATCAACGCACTCAAAGTCAATCCGGGCAGCAGTTTTGCAGCTTTTGGCGGCGGTGCAGTGGGACTCAGTGCCGTGATGGCGGCACGTGTTGCCGGTGCTACGACCATCATCTCGGCCGATGTGGTTCCTTCGCGTCTGGCCTTGGCGATGGAACTCGGCGCAACCCATACCATTAATAGCCGGGAAACCGATCCGGTCGAGGCGGTTCGTAAAATTACCGGTGGCGGCGCTGATTTCGCGCTGGAATCGAGCGGGCGCCCAGCCGTACTGCGTCAAGCCATTGATGCGCTGGCTATTCGCGGAACATGCGGCATTGTCGGCGCACCGGCCTTAGGAACGGAAGCGAGCTTCGATGTGAACGGCGTGATGACCACAGGAAAACGTATTATCGGAATCGTCGAAGGCGATAGTAACCCCGATCTCTTTATCCCGGCACTGGTCGAGCTTTATCAGCAGGGGAGATTTCCTTTTGACAAACTGGTGAAGTTTTATTCCCTCGACCAAATCAATCAGGCCGCTGAAGATAGTGAGAAGGGCATCACGATTAAACCGATCATTCGACTGTAG
- the wrbA gene encoding NAD(P)H:quinone oxidoreductase has translation MAKILVLYYSMYGHIEIMANAVAEGALNVENTEVVVKRVPELMSEEVARRVGAKLDQPAPIATVDELPDYDAIIFGTPTRFGNMCAQMRNFLDQTGRLWLSGGLIGKVGSVFTSTGTQHGGQETTITSFHTTLLHHGMIIVGVPYSCQEIMNMSEITGGSPYGASTLAGGDGKRQPSENEIKIARFQGTHVAEVTGRLCRE, from the coding sequence ATGGCAAAGATTCTTGTTTTGTATTACAGCATGTATGGTCATATTGAAATCATGGCCAACGCGGTAGCTGAAGGTGCGCTCAACGTCGAGAATACAGAGGTTGTCGTTAAACGTGTCCCCGAGCTCATGTCGGAAGAAGTGGCACGAAGGGTCGGTGCCAAACTTGATCAGCCAGCGCCCATAGCGACGGTGGATGAATTGCCCGATTACGATGCCATCATCTTTGGTACACCTACGCGTTTCGGCAATATGTGCGCGCAAATGCGCAATTTTCTGGACCAGACAGGCCGGTTATGGCTCAGCGGTGGACTGATAGGCAAAGTAGGTAGCGTGTTTACGTCTACCGGCACCCAGCACGGTGGCCAGGAAACCACGATCACCTCATTTCATACCACCTTGCTCCACCACGGCATGATCATCGTGGGCGTTCCTTATTCCTGCCAGGAGATCATGAACATGAGCGAAATCACCGGTGGATCACCTTATGGAGCAAGTACGCTGGCCGGTGGCGATGGGAAACGTCAACCATCAGAAAATGAAATAAAAATTGCGCGCTTTCAAGGTACTCATGTTGCGGAAGTGACCGGCAGATTATGTCGTGAATAA